One region of Archocentrus centrarchus isolate MPI-CPG fArcCen1 chromosome 6, fArcCen1, whole genome shotgun sequence genomic DNA includes:
- the LOC115781119 gene encoding LOW QUALITY PROTEIN: ETS domain-containing protein Elk-3-like (The sequence of the model RefSeq protein was modified relative to this genomic sequence to represent the inferred CDS: deleted 1 base in 1 codon): MDSAITLWQFLLQLLLDQSHKHLICWTSTDGEFKLLKSEEVAKLWGLRKNKTNMNYDKLSRALRYYYDKNIIKKVIGQKFVYKFVSFPEILKMDPQVVEMGLASGRLPLQEQEAQELEVEEEEEEEGEEEAQRRTLAALGAQHCRNDYLHSGLYSSFNIRSLPKQPELLRALQEEQRSVIRFGTNTNERSSPPSVKPESYVSPGPSKLTSHSPSPSSPHTQPGRSRSPAAEEEQEDSDQSAQPLNLSSGHRGRALQPPEKRSSSGGRSSSTNSSANHGDGLPPKSKKPKALEISAPSLLLAGSDIGSIALNSPALPSGSLTPAFFTAQTPSGLLLAHSPLLSGIHFWSSLSPVAPLSPARLQGHSSLFQFPSLINGHMPVPLPNLEGTPSSLLLSPTTHKS, encoded by the exons ATGGACAGTGCCATCACTCTGTGGCAGTTcttactgcagctgctgctcgaTCAGAGTCACAAGCACTTGATATGCTGGACGTCCACAGACGGCGAGTTCAAGCTCTTGAAGTCAGAGGAAGTGGCCAAGCTTTGGGGGCTGCGTAAGAACAAGACCAACATGAACTACGACAAGCTGAGCCGAGCCCTGCGCTACTATTACGACAAG AACATCATCAAGAAAGTGATTGGCCAGAAGTTTGTCTATAAATTTGTGTCCTTCCCTGAGATCCTTAAGATGGACCCACAGGTGGTGGAGATGGGCCTGGCT TCTGGAAGGCTTCCCCTTCAGGAACAAGAAGCCCAAGAGCTGGAagtagaggaggaggaagaggaggaaggggaggaaGAGGCCCAGAGGAGGACCCTGGCAGCCTTGGGGGCACAGCATTGTAGAAATGACTACCTCCACTCGGGTCTCTACTCATCCTTCAATATCAGGTCGCTGCCAAAGCAACCTGAGCTTCTCCGTGCCCTGCAGGAGGAGCAGCGTTCCGTCATCCGCTTTGGCACCAACACCAATGAGAGGAGCTCTCCTCCCTCCGTCAAGCCCGAGTCCTATGTCTCGCCGGGGCCATCCAAACTCACGTCTCATTCCCCCTCCCCATCCTCCCCTCACACCCAGCCGGGCCGAAGCCGGAGCCCCGctgctgaggaggagcaggaggactCTGACCAAAGCGCTCAACCCCTCAATCTGTCCTCCGGGCACAGGGGGCGAGCCCTGCAGCCTCCCgaaaagagaagcagcagcggTGGTAGAAGTAGTTCTACTaacagtagtgctaaccacggAGATGGACTCCccccaaaaagcaaaaagcccaAAGCTCTGGAGATCTCAGCACCGTCCCTGCTGCTGGCAGGGAGCGACATCGGCTCCATCGCCCTCAACAGCCCAGCGCTGCCATCCGGGTCCCTCACTCCGGCCTTCTTCACTGCACAG ACTCCCTCGGGTTTGCTGCTGGCTCACAGTCCGCTGTTGTCAGGCATCCACTTCTGGAGCAGCCTGAGCCCCGTCGCCCCGCTCAGCCCCGCCCGGCTGCAGGGCCACAGCTCCCTCTTTCAG TTCCCCAGCCTAATCAACGGACACATGCCTGTCCCCCTGCCAAACCTGGAAGGAACACCCTCCTCCCTGCTCCTGTCTCCCACCACTCACAAATCCTGA
- the hal gene encoding histidine ammonia-lyase isoform X1 gives MPRFTVHIRDEWLALPCRDTSNTIQWLGQEALKRYMKNKPDNGGITAVKDTRFVVRRCQGLGLLDMDDTVEDVLEDNDFVELAIEGDTMSPEFIPCEPGVSPLTAAYKEPEEYISLDGNSLTSTDLVNLGRGLYKIKLTPEAERKVVQSRELLDTIVKENKVVYGITTGFGKFARTVIPVSKLKELQENLVRSHSAGVGNPLSPERTRMLLALRINVLAKGHSGISLETLQAMIQAFNASCLSFVPQKGTVGASGDLAPLSHLALGLMGEGKMWSPKSGWADAKYVLEAHGLKPISLKPKEGLALINGTQMITSLGAEAVERAQAIAQQADIIAALTLEVLKGTTKAFDSDIHALRPHPGQIEVAQRFRSLLDSDHHPSQIAESHRFCDRVQDAYTMRCCPQVHGVANDTIAFVQNIINTEINSATDNPMVFAERGETISGGNFHGEYPAKALDFLAIAVHELASISERRIERLCNPSLSELPAFLVNEGGLNSGFMIAHCTAAALVSENKVLCHPSSVDSLSTSAATEDHVSMGGWAARKALRVIEHVEQVLAIELLAACQGIEFLRPLRTTTPLEKVYELVRSVVKPWIKDRFMSPDIEAVHRLLLDQKVWNVAKPYIDKYQTEYIPESRPVSPTAFSLESPASPRKRVRHE, from the exons ATGCCTCGTTTTACTGTCCACATCCGAGATGAGTGGCTGGCATTGCCCTGCCGGGACACCTCCAACACGATCCAGTGGCTGGGACAAGAAGCGCTTAAACGTTACATGAAGAACAAACCAGACAACGGCGGCATTACGGCTGTGAAAGACACGCGTTTTGTCGTGCGCAGGTGCCAGGGTTTGGGTCTGTTGGACATGGATGATACCGTGGAGGATGTGCTGGAGGATAATGACTTTGTCGAACTTG CTATCGAAGGAGATACCATGTCTCCTGAGTTTATCCCATGTGAGCCTGGAGTTTCTCCTCT CACAGCAGCATACAAAGAGCCTGAAGAG TATATTTCTTTGGATGGCAACAGCCTGACGTCAACAGACCTCGTCAACTTAGGCAGAGGACTCTACAAGATAAAG CTGACTCCAGAGGCAGAAAGAAAGGTTGTGCAATCCAGAGAGCTTTTGGACACCAttgtcaaagaaaacaaag tTGTCTATGGGATCACAACAGGTTTTGGAAAATTTGCCCGAACTGTCATTCCTGTCAGCAAACTCAA GGAGCTCCAGGAAAACTTGGTGCGCTCACATTCAGCAG GTGTGGGAAACCCATTAAGCCCCGAGAGGACACGCATGTTGCTTGCTCTGAGGATCAATGTTTTGGCCAAAGGGCACAGTGGAATTTCACTTGAAACCCTCCAGGCCATGATCCAGGCCTTCAATG CCTCCTGCCTCTCATTCGTCCCTCAGAAGGGAACAGTGGGCGCTAGTGGTGACCTGGCACCCCTCTCTCACCTGGCCCTGGGACTCATGGGAGAGGGTAAAATGTGGTCTCCCAAGAGTGGATGGGCAGACGCCAAATAT GTCCTGGAGGCCCATGGACTAAAGCCAATATCACTAAAGCCTAAAGAG GGCCTGGCTCTGATTAACGGGACGCAGATGATCACCTCTCTAGGGGCAGAGGCTGTGGAGCGAGCCCAGGCGATTGCCCAGCAGGCAGACATTATTGCTGCTCTCACCCTGGAGGTGCTAAAGGGAACCACCAAGGCCTTCGACAGCG ACATTCATGCACTGCGGCCACACCCAGGACAAATAGAGGTGGCTCAACGCTTCCGCTCACTACTGGACTCTGATCACCACCCATCCCAGATCGCAG AGAGCCACAGGTTCTGTGACAGAGTCCAGGATGCCTACACCATGCGGTGCTGTCCTCAG GTTCATGGAGTTGCCAATGACACAATAGCATTTGTCCAGAATATCATCAATACAGAAATCAACAGTGCCACTGACAACCCT ATGGTATTTGCAGAAAGAGGTGAGACCATTTCAGGTGGTAATTTCCATGGGGAATACCCGGCTAAG gCTCTGGATTTTTTGGCCATTGCAGTCCATGAGCTGGCCTCAATCAGTGAAAGAAGGATAGAGAGGTTGTGTAACCCCTCTCTGAGCGAGCTGCCTGCCTTCCTCGTCAATGAGGGTGGACTCAACTCAGGCTTCATGATTGCCCACTGTACTGCAGCTGCCTTAG tttcagaaaataaagttttgtgtCACCCATCGTCTGTGGACTCTTTGTCCACCAGTGCTGCCACGGAGGACCATGTGTCTATGGGAGGATGGGCTGCTAGGAAGGCCCTGAGAGTTATAGAGCATGTGGAGCAAG TCCTTGCTATAGAGCTGCTGGCAGCCTGTCAGGGCATTGAGTTCCTCCGTCCACTTCGTACCACCACTCCTTTGGAGAAGGTCTATGAACTTGTTCGCAGCGTGGTCAA GCCGTGGATTAAAGACAGATTCATGTCGCCTGATATTGAAGCCGTTCATCGCCTCCTGCTCGATCAAAAG GTGTGGAATGTGGCCAAACCTTACATTGATAAGTACCAGACAGAGTACATCCCCGAGTCCCGCCCCGTCTCTCCGACTGCCTTTTCCCTGGAGTCTCCAGCTTCTCCGAGAAAGCGTGTTCGTCACGAatga
- the hal gene encoding histidine ammonia-lyase isoform X2, whose protein sequence is MPRFTVHIRDEWLALPCRDTSNTIQWLGQEALKRYMKNKPDNGGITAVKDTRFVVRRCQGLGLLDMDDTVEDVLEDNDFVELAIEGDTMSPEFIPCEPGVSPLTAAYKEPEEYISLDGNSLTSTDLVNLGRGLYKIKLTPEAERKVVQSRELLDTIVKENKVVYGITTGFGKFARTVIPVSKLKELQENLVRSHSAGVGNPLSPERTRMLLALRINVLAKGHSGISLETLQAMIQAFNASCLSFVPQKGTVGASGDLAPLSHLALGLMGEGKMWSPKSGWADAKYVLEAHGLKPISLKPKESHRFCDRVQDAYTMRCCPQVHGVANDTIAFVQNIINTEINSATDNPMVFAERGETISGGNFHGEYPAKALDFLAIAVHELASISERRIERLCNPSLSELPAFLVNEGGLNSGFMIAHCTAAALVSENKVLCHPSSVDSLSTSAATEDHVSMGGWAARKALRVIEHVEQVLAIELLAACQGIEFLRPLRTTTPLEKVYELVRSVVKPWIKDRFMSPDIEAVHRLLLDQKVWNVAKPYIDKYQTEYIPESRPVSPTAFSLESPASPRKRVRHE, encoded by the exons ATGCCTCGTTTTACTGTCCACATCCGAGATGAGTGGCTGGCATTGCCCTGCCGGGACACCTCCAACACGATCCAGTGGCTGGGACAAGAAGCGCTTAAACGTTACATGAAGAACAAACCAGACAACGGCGGCATTACGGCTGTGAAAGACACGCGTTTTGTCGTGCGCAGGTGCCAGGGTTTGGGTCTGTTGGACATGGATGATACCGTGGAGGATGTGCTGGAGGATAATGACTTTGTCGAACTTG CTATCGAAGGAGATACCATGTCTCCTGAGTTTATCCCATGTGAGCCTGGAGTTTCTCCTCT CACAGCAGCATACAAAGAGCCTGAAGAG TATATTTCTTTGGATGGCAACAGCCTGACGTCAACAGACCTCGTCAACTTAGGCAGAGGACTCTACAAGATAAAG CTGACTCCAGAGGCAGAAAGAAAGGTTGTGCAATCCAGAGAGCTTTTGGACACCAttgtcaaagaaaacaaag tTGTCTATGGGATCACAACAGGTTTTGGAAAATTTGCCCGAACTGTCATTCCTGTCAGCAAACTCAA GGAGCTCCAGGAAAACTTGGTGCGCTCACATTCAGCAG GTGTGGGAAACCCATTAAGCCCCGAGAGGACACGCATGTTGCTTGCTCTGAGGATCAATGTTTTGGCCAAAGGGCACAGTGGAATTTCACTTGAAACCCTCCAGGCCATGATCCAGGCCTTCAATG CCTCCTGCCTCTCATTCGTCCCTCAGAAGGGAACAGTGGGCGCTAGTGGTGACCTGGCACCCCTCTCTCACCTGGCCCTGGGACTCATGGGAGAGGGTAAAATGTGGTCTCCCAAGAGTGGATGGGCAGACGCCAAATAT GTCCTGGAGGCCCATGGACTAAAGCCAATATCACTAAAGCCTAAAGAG AGCCACAGGTTCTGTGACAGAGTCCAGGATGCCTACACCATGCGGTGCTGTCCTCAG GTTCATGGAGTTGCCAATGACACAATAGCATTTGTCCAGAATATCATCAATACAGAAATCAACAGTGCCACTGACAACCCT ATGGTATTTGCAGAAAGAGGTGAGACCATTTCAGGTGGTAATTTCCATGGGGAATACCCGGCTAAG gCTCTGGATTTTTTGGCCATTGCAGTCCATGAGCTGGCCTCAATCAGTGAAAGAAGGATAGAGAGGTTGTGTAACCCCTCTCTGAGCGAGCTGCCTGCCTTCCTCGTCAATGAGGGTGGACTCAACTCAGGCTTCATGATTGCCCACTGTACTGCAGCTGCCTTAG tttcagaaaataaagttttgtgtCACCCATCGTCTGTGGACTCTTTGTCCACCAGTGCTGCCACGGAGGACCATGTGTCTATGGGAGGATGGGCTGCTAGGAAGGCCCTGAGAGTTATAGAGCATGTGGAGCAAG TCCTTGCTATAGAGCTGCTGGCAGCCTGTCAGGGCATTGAGTTCCTCCGTCCACTTCGTACCACCACTCCTTTGGAGAAGGTCTATGAACTTGTTCGCAGCGTGGTCAA GCCGTGGATTAAAGACAGATTCATGTCGCCTGATATTGAAGCCGTTCATCGCCTCCTGCTCGATCAAAAG GTGTGGAATGTGGCCAAACCTTACATTGATAAGTACCAGACAGAGTACATCCCCGAGTCCCGCCCCGTCTCTCCGACTGCCTTTTCCCTGGAGTCTCCAGCTTCTCCGAGAAAGCGTGTTCGTCACGAatga